The segment ATAGTCTTTTATGATATCGGCACACAGGGCAAACCGCGCGGGTATTTCCTAGACGCTCTTGGCGTATTTGCAGGGGCGTTTTCGCCTTTTGTTTTTTTGTTTTTTGTCTATGCGATTTATCGAATTTGGATTAAAGAAAACAAAGATTTGCTCTGGTATATCGCTACTAGCGCGTTTTGTTTGGCACTAATTTTTTCGCTTAGACAGCGTGTGGCTATGGAAATGATGCTACCATACTGCGTGATTGCGACGCCACTAATCGTGCGGGTCGTGTTTAATTCATACAGAGTAAGGCTCCCTAGATTTCGCTCTTTTCACAAATTTGCGCTTGGCGTGAGTTTGTTTAGCTTAGTTTTTAGCTATTTTTCTGTGATTTTTAGCGACGCAATGTATGTGGTGTTTTTCCAAAATCACCCTAGCAAACATTTCATTTATAAATTTGATGTGGCAAAAAATTTAGCTAATGAGTTAAAAAAGCGCGGGGTTGCAAGCGTGCTTTGCGATGATGAGCAAATGCAGCTACGGCTTAAATTTTATGGTATAAACAAAGGTTTTGACGCCATAATAGAGGAAAAAAATGAAAGAAATTTTGATCAAAGTATTGATATTTATAAACTAGGCGTTCAAATTGCGAAATTTTATGTTAAAATATAGCGAATTTTTATGAAAGGTAAAAATTATGAGAAAAGGTTTTACATTAATTGAACTTATTTTTATTGTAGTTATAGTTGGGATACTTGCAGCGGTTGCAGTTCCCCAAACAGAGCGAAATGCCCTAGTCGAAGCGAGCGATCAGCTCGTATCACACATACGCTATACGCAACAATTGGCGATGTATGATAATAAATTTGACGCAAATGATGTTAATTGGTATCAAAGAGCATGGAGAATTCAGTTTCATAACGCTGCCAAGGCCGGTCATGCTACTGGGTGGAGATACACCATTTTTACAGATACTTCTGCTGCTGCTGCTGATGGTAAATTGTCTGGTAATCCAAATTGTGGTGGTCCAGATTTTGTTTGTGTCGCCAGAGATCCACAAAATCCATCTAGACTTCTAACCTCTGGTTTTGCAGATCAAGCTTTTAACAACAGAGGTGATTTGATGAATAATAAGTTAAATTTACAAGGCAAATATGGCATTACAAATATCGCTTTTGCTGGCGGGTGTGCTGGCGTGCAGACAATTTCGTTTGATCATATCGGACGCCCAATGGGTGCATTACAAGCTTCTGCTACGCCGTATGATAGAGTGTTTGTCGAGGATTGTAATGTAACACTTACAAATGATGCTGGCGATAGCTCTGTTATTACCATACGCCCTGAAACTGGCTATGTTTCATATCAGCTAAGTGGCGCAGATATCAGCCAATAATATAATTTTAACCCAAGGAAAAAGATGAAAAAATACATACTAACGCCTATTTATTATGTCAATGATGTCCCGCATATCGGGCATGCTTATACTACGATTATCTGCGATACTATGGCTAGATTTTATCGCTTGCAAGGGCATGAGGTTATCTTTAAAACCGGCACCGACGAACATGGTCAAAAAATCGAAGAAGCCGCTGCTAAACGGGGTAAAACACCGCAACAATACGCAGATGAAATCAGTGCGAAATTCAAAGAATTATGGGATAAATTCGAAATTTCTTACGATATGTATTCAAGGACGACAGATAAAAACCACGAAATAGGCGTGCAAAATGTATTTCGCAAAATGTATGAAAACGGCGATATTTACAAGGGCGAATACGAGGGGAATTACTGCGTTAGTTGCGAGAGTTTTTTCCCGTCAAATCAGCTAATAGACGGCGAATACTGCCCTGATTGTGGCAAAAAAACTAGAATTTTAAAAGAAGAAAGCTATTTTTTCAAACTCAGCGCTTATGGCGATAGGCTCTTAAAATGGTATGAGAGCGATAAGTGCATTTTGCCTTTGGGTAAGAAAAATGAGGTTATAAGCTTCGTAAAAAGTGGCTTAAAAGACCTTTCTATCACACGCACAGGCTTTGATTGGGGTATTAAAATTCCAAGCGAGCTAAAAGATGATAAACATGTGATTTATGTCTGGTTAGATGCGTTGATGGATTATCTCACTTCCATAGGTTATGGTGTAGATGACGCTAAAATGGACTTTTGGGGCGACACGCTTCATATAGTCGGCAAGGATATTTTGAGATTTCACGCTGTGTATTGGCCGGCGTTTTTGATGAGCTTAAATTTGCCTATGCCACGCACTATCGCAGCGCACGGCTGGTGGACTAGGGACGGACGCAAAATGAGCAAAAGCTTAGGCAATGTCGTAAATCCTGCCGAGGTGGCTGACGCTTATGGTTTGGAGCAGTTTAGATACTTTTTGCTCCGTGAGGTGCCGTTTGGTCAAGACGGCGATTTTTCGCAAAAAGCTATCATTAGTCGCATAAATTCAGAACTTGCAAACGAACTTGGAAATTTATTAAACCGCATTATCGGTATGAGCGCGAAGTATTCGGCAAATATCATAAACTCCAAAGATGTTTTAAAATACTACACAGACGAGATAAACGAGGCAAATGCTTTGATAAGCTCGGCAATCGCTCAACTTGAAGAAGTCGCGACAAATCGCTATTTAGAGGAGCTTTGGAAGGCTCTTGCGTTGGCAAATGGCGCGATTGCAAAATATGAGCCGTGGAATTTGATAAAAAATGGCGAGAGCGAAAAAGCAAATGCGCTTGTGGCGCTTGTAGCCAATATTTTGGCCAAAGTTGCTGTGCTTTTAAGTCCTGCAATGCCAAAAACTGCGGATAAAATCGCCTCTGCGCTGGGATTTAAAATTTCAACTGAAATTTACGAAAAACTCTGTCTTCGTGGCGAGTTATTGGATTATAGCGCGAGTGCGTGCGAGCCGCTGTTTGCGAAGGTCGAAAGTGAGCTTATGAGCAGACCAGAGGCAAGTGTCGAGCCTAAAAAAGATGAAAACGCTGAGGCACAGATCAAAATCGATGATTTTGCAAAATGCGTGATTAAAGTAGGCAAGGTCTTGGAGTGCGAAAATATCGATGGTAGCGATAAATTGCTAAGATTTATGATTGATTTAGGCGAGGAGGCTCCACGCCAAATCATCAGCGGTATCGCTAAATTTTATAGTCCAAAAGAACTAATTGGCAAACAAGTCTGCGTCCTAGCAAACCTAAAACCAGCCAAAATTTTCGGACACATTAGCCAAGGTATGATTTTAAGCGCGGAAGACGGCAAACTTACGCTTCTTGGCACACATGGCGAAGTAAAAAACGGCGCGCGAGTAGGGTAGGTTTGTGCTGTTTATCTCCCAAATTTCGGCACAAATTTTGCTAAAATTTAGCGCGAATTTACGCATTTTGGCGATTAAACAATGACAAATTTAGCCAATTTAGTCCGCATTGTAAATGGAAAAATGCTAAACCGCCCGAGTGTTTCGGCGGTGGAGAGTTTTTCTATTTGTGCGCATAAAATTCACAAAAAAGCAGCCTTCATAGCGGTAAATGCGAGCGCAAAAGATGTCGAGACGGCTATTGCAAACGGCGCTTATGCCGTGATTTTTGATAGTGATTTTAAGGTTAGCAACGACGAGGTCGCCTTTATCAAGGTCGAAAATTTAAATGTTGCCTTGCTTAGAATGATTAAATTTTTAGGCGATATTTGGCGTCATCAATTCGTGCTAATTGATGAAATCCAAGCCTCGATTTTGCGCTTCATCAGCGTGCCAAAAAACCTGATTTTTGCCCCAAACACGCTTCACGAGCTTTTTATTCATCTAATCAGCCACGAGCAAAAGCACATTTATTTCACCAAAAATAGGGAATTTTTGCAACTTTTGGAGATTAGCTATCAAAAAATCGAAAAAGATGAAAATTTAAGCGAAACTTACAGTGGGTCGATATTTTATTCGAGTTTTATTTATGATGAAATTTATTATTCAAATTTAGTTTTTCCGCAAATTTTCCTGCCAGATTTGTGTGGAATTTTGAAATTTTTGGGGCGCAAAAATATCGAATTTAGACTTCAAAATTTCAGTGCTCTAAGCCATTTCGAGCCGATTTTCGTGGATAAATTTTTAAATATCACCCCTTTTGGCGAGAGTTACCGCGCCTTTATCATCGAAAGTGATAAAGAGCTTTTTGTGCGCGCGGCGCAGTATTTGCGGGCAAAATTTAGGGATAAAATTTTAATTTGTGCGAGCTGGGACGATGAGTTTGGCGAAACCGCAATCGATTTTAGATTTTCAAAACTAGAAATCCTAAAAACAATCCCAGAGTTTCACTATGCCCTGATTTACGGCAACCGCGCTGATATAGTGAGTTTTTTGAGTCAAAAACCGCGCGAGAAAAATCTGTTTTTTTAAATTTAGGAGGCGTGAATGAAAAGTGTAGAAAATATAGAAAATCTCATAACGAGCAATCCTTGGATTCACAAACTCCATAAGGCTGGGCTTTTGCGCATTATCGCTGAGCCTTGCGATATCGATTTAGAAATCGCTCACATTAGCTATATCGAGGTGAAAAAGCCAAATTCGCAAGCTCTGCTTTTTTTGAACCCGACAAATTCAGCTGGGGCGAAATTTGCGCCGGTGCTGACAAATGTTTTTGGGAGTTTTGAGGCGCTAAATTTGATTTTAGGCCGTGAAGTAGAGGAGATCGCAGGCGAAATCGAAGCACTTTTAAAGCCAAAAAAACCAAAGAATTTTAAAGAAAAAATAGATTTTCTCTCGTATTTAGTATCGCTTCGCAAGGTTTTTACAAAAAGAAAAAAAGTGCGGGGCGAGTGTCAGCAGGTCGTGCATACTGGTGCGGATGTCGATTTGGGCTCGCTTCCTATCCTAAAAACTTGGAAAAACGACGGCGGAGCGTTTATTACTATGGGGCAGGTTTATACGAAAGATTTAAACGGCGATACCCAAAATTTGGGCATGTATCGCTTGCAAGTCTATGATAAAAACCACCTTGGCATGCACTGGCAAATTCACAAGGACGGCGCGCATCTCTACCACGAATACGCGCGCGCTGGGCGCAAAATGCCAGTATCAGTGGCGATCGGTGGCGATCCGCTGTATATCTGGTGCGGTCAAGCGCCCCTGCCAAAGGGCGTTTTCGAGCTTTTACTCTATGGTTTTATCCGCAAAGAGCCAGCCTGCCTAGTCAAATCTATCACAAACGATATTTATGTCCCGCATGATGCGGATTTCGTGATAGAGGGCTTCGTGGAGCCTGGCGAGATGTGCGATGAGGGGCCATTTGGCGATCATACGGGCTTTTATACGCCGATTTTGCCGTTTCCGGTGATGAGAGTGGAGGCTATCACGCACAAAACAAATCCGATTTTTGCCGCCACGGTCGTGGGCAAACCGCCACTAGAAGATAAATTTATGGGATACGCCACGGAGCGCATTTTCTTGCCACTTTTTCGCACGAGCGCGCCTGATTTGATTGATTATCGTATGCCTGAAAATGGGGTTTTCCACAACCTGATTTTGGCTAAATTTCACTCTCGCTACCCAGCGCACGCACAGCAGTTAATGCACGCATTTTGGGGTGTGGGGCAGATGAGCTTCGTAAAACACGCGATTTTTGTGGGTGAAGATGCGCCAAATTTGGGTGATTATAGGGCGCTGGCAAAATTTATCCTTGATAGGATTTCGCCTAGATCGCTCACATTTAGCGAGGGTGTGTGCGACCAGCTAGATCACGCTAGTCCAAATGCGTGCTTTGGCGGTAAGCTTGGTATCGATGTTTCGCAGCCTAGCGCGAGTCCTGCGCCACAGGTGCTTAGCGATGAGGATTTGTTGGAGAGCTTTCATAATGTCAAAAAAGATGTAGTCTCCCTAGCGCAGCACTTTACCGAGTGCAAAAATCCCTTTGTGCTTGTGAATTTGAAAAAATCTTCGAGTGTGAGGGAGACCTTTGAACTGCTCTGCAAAGAAGCTGGGGCGAATTTTAAAATTTTGATTTTCACAGATGAGAAAAACGACCCAAACAACCTGTATATGAGCCTTTGGCGTGTGGTGAATAATATCGACGCTCTGCGCGATGTTTTTATAAATGGCGAGCATATCGGAATCGACGCTACTAGCAAGGGCGCGCAGGACGGGTATGATAGGCAGTGGCCGGGCGAGACGCTGTGTTCGCGCGAAGTGCTAGAAACTCTGGTAGCTAGGGGGCTTATCGAGCGCGACGAAGAGTTTTGGCATAAATTTGAGATAGTTTAAATTTGGAGATTGGAAATGTTTGAGAGCATACAGGGATTTTTTAATTCACAGATTACTTCGCTTTTGTTAGAGGCGACGCGAGATACGCTGTATATGACCTTCGTATCGACATTTTTGGCGTTTTTGCTAGGTAGCGTGCTAGCTATCGTGCTGGTGCTCACGCGCGCTGGCGGGCTATACGAAAACCGCTCGCTATACGCGGTGCTTGATATCGTGGTGAATATCTTGCGAAGTTTCCCGTTTATTATCCTGCTAATCGTGCTGTTTCCATTTACGAAAATGCTCGTAGGCACGAGTATCGGCACCACGGCGGCGATTGTGCCTCTAACAATCGGCTCTGCGCCATTTATCGCGCGTCTAATCGAAAGTGCGCTAGTCGAGGTCGATCCTGGCGTAATCGAGGCTGCGAAGAGCTTCGGGGCGAGTAAGTCGCAGATAATCTTCCGCGTGATGTTCGTCGAGGCACTGCCTGCGATAATAAACGCGATTACGCTTACTTTGATTGTGATTATCGGATTTACGGCTATGGCTGGCACGGTCGGTGGCGGGGGACTTGGCGATGTGGCGATTAGGTATGGATTTCAGCGTTTTCGCCCTGATATTATGGCTTATACGGTCGTGATTTTGATAGTAGTCGTGCAGATTATCCAAAGCGTGGGAAATCTGCTATATAAAATCACGAAAAAATAGGGAAGTTGCGTTAAGTTTGCTTGTAGAATTTGAAATTGTGAATTTGAAATTGTGAATTTGAAATTGTGAATTTGAATTTGTGAATTTGAATTTGTGAATTTGAATTTGTGAATTTGAATTTGTGAATTTGAATTTGTGAATTTGAATTTGTGCTAAATTTGCCCGCAGAATTTGCATTTTAAAATTTGCTCATTGAATTTGAATTTGTGCGCAAATTTAGGTTGATTTGAGAGAAATTTTTGCTGTTTTCACACGCTGTCTTGGCGGGCTGTTTATTTCCGCGCCAATTTTCAAAATTTGATTTAAATTTTAGCTATTTAACTTAAAATTTGAAATTTAGCGCCAATTTGCTTTCAATTTTATCTTAAATTTATAATCCTTTGGGTAAAATAATATTTCTTATTTTTTGTGGCCCATTCGTCTAGCGGTTAGGACACTGGCCTCTCACGCCGGTAACAGGAGTTCGAGTCTCCTATGGGTCACCATTTTAATTTTTAATCATTTCTTCATATTTATGGTTAGTTCCTAAATAATGATATTCATGCAGTTGTTCTTTTTACTTTTATATTACAATCATTTTGTTGATTTACAAATTTAAATTTACTTGTTACATAAGTTTAAATTTGATATTTTAAAATATTGGGCAAAGAGAGATGCTTGATTATTTGGGTATAAATTTAGTTTGAAAGTAGTAGTATTTCAAATATTGATAAGGACAACTGTTTTGAAAAAACTAGATAATGAAAAAAATAATATCAGAGGCAAGTTTTTGATTAACTTTTTACTTGCTCATCCGGTGATTTCTGCAATGGTATTTTTTCTACCAAGCGATATTTTAAGTAAAAGTGAATTATGCGCTAATTTTGTGAGTTTTATGAAGCATATTTTTCCGAATATAGAAATATTTGCAAATGTTAGCAAAATGCCACAAGTTACAGAATTTTATGTAAGTGCATTATGGATATGGATAATTGTATTATCGATTTATTTATGTTCTATATTTTTTTCTATTAATTTAAAATCAGAGCGCATATCAAGCATGATTGAGCCAAAGGATATTTTTATTGTTTTAATAGGCTTAATTTTTGGTTATATGCTACTAAATATTTATTTTACGGCATGGGTTGCACAGGAGCCATTTGGAGTGAAAGATTATGTGTTGCAACTAAATTCTAAATTGAGTAACTATTTTTGGATAATGATTTTTTCGCTGTTTTTTCCTATTGGAATATTTTGTATTTTTATTGGTTTGTTTATGGGAATAATAATTCTATTAAATTTTAAAAATAGTAAAAATTTTAAGGAGTAGAGTATGGCTATTGTTGCGTTGTAACTATTTCAAATTCACCCATTAACGAAATTAAACAAAAATCACATAAAAATCACATTTTTTCCAAATTTTAAGCAATATTATTTGTAAATGTTACATAAATTCAAATTAAATTTATGTAACATTATATACAATTTTACAAACAATTTTTTTTGTTTTGAATTCTTTTTTGAGGAGGCAAAAATGCTTTGGTTTTTCTTTTGTGTAGCGCTTCTGATTGGAGCGTTTTTTACATACGGAAAATTCGTAGAAAGTGTTTTTGGTGCCAGTGCTGAGCGCAAAACTCCTGTGCATGACATGGCCGATGGCGTGGATTATGTCAAAATGTCAGATTGGAAAATCTATCTGATCCAAATCCTAAACATCGCCGGTCTTGGACCTGTATTTGGTCCGATTATGGGTGCGCTTTATGGTCCTGTGGCTATGCTATGGATCGTCATCGGAACGATTGTAGCAGGTGCTGTGCATGACTACTTTTCTGGTATGCTGAGCGTGCGCGCAAACGGTGCTTCTATCCCTACCGTCGTAGGTGTGCAGTTAGGAAACTGGGCGAAACACTTCATGAATATTTTCGCTCTTGTATTGCTCGTGCTCGTTGGTGTTGTTTTCACAACTGGTCCTGCTGGCCTTCTTAAAGGCATTACAGGTATGGAAGCTGGTATTTGGGTAATCATCATTTTTGCTTACTACTTTATCGCGACACTATTTTCAATCGATAAAATTATCGGTAGATTTTATCCGATATTCGGTGCTTTGCTGATTTTCATGTCAGTTGGTCTTACTGTCGGATTTATCGTTAGTGGCAGAAGCTTCTATCCAGAGGGTCTAAATTTCTTCGTAAATATGGATCCAAAAGACCTTCCACTATGGCCATTGCTTTTCGTTACTATTAGTTGTGGTGCGCTTTCAGGCTTCCACGCTACACAATCACCGCTTATGGCTAGATGTATCCAAAACGAAAAATCAGGTAGAATGGTTTTCTATGGCGCAATGATTGGCGAGGGTATTATTGGTCTTATTTGGTGCACACTTGGTCTAAGTTTTTATGAGACAAGAGAGGCTCTTGCAGCGGCTGGTAACCCAGCACAAGTAGTCCATGAGATCTCAAAAACACTTCTTGGACCTGTTGGTGGTATCATTGCGGTTCTTGGTGTCGTTATTTTGCCTATCACATCTGGTGATACTGCGTTCCGTGCGGCTCGTTTGATTATCGCTGATTTTTTCAAAATGCCACAAAGAG is part of the Campylobacter sp. VBCF_01 NA2 genome and harbors:
- a CDS encoding type II secretion system protein, with the protein product MRKGFTLIELIFIVVIVGILAAVAVPQTERNALVEASDQLVSHIRYTQQLAMYDNKFDANDVNWYQRAWRIQFHNAAKAGHATGWRYTIFTDTSAAAADGKLSGNPNCGGPDFVCVARDPQNPSRLLTSGFADQAFNNRGDLMNNKLNLQGKYGITNIAFAGGCAGVQTISFDHIGRPMGALQASATPYDRVFVEDCNVTLTNDAGDSSVITIRPETGYVSYQLSGADISQ
- the metG gene encoding methionine--tRNA ligase produces the protein MKKYILTPIYYVNDVPHIGHAYTTIICDTMARFYRLQGHEVIFKTGTDEHGQKIEEAAAKRGKTPQQYADEISAKFKELWDKFEISYDMYSRTTDKNHEIGVQNVFRKMYENGDIYKGEYEGNYCVSCESFFPSNQLIDGEYCPDCGKKTRILKEESYFFKLSAYGDRLLKWYESDKCILPLGKKNEVISFVKSGLKDLSITRTGFDWGIKIPSELKDDKHVIYVWLDALMDYLTSIGYGVDDAKMDFWGDTLHIVGKDILRFHAVYWPAFLMSLNLPMPRTIAAHGWWTRDGRKMSKSLGNVVNPAEVADAYGLEQFRYFLLREVPFGQDGDFSQKAIISRINSELANELGNLLNRIIGMSAKYSANIINSKDVLKYYTDEINEANALISSAIAQLEEVATNRYLEELWKALALANGAIAKYEPWNLIKNGESEKANALVALVANILAKVAVLLSPAMPKTADKIASALGFKISTEIYEKLCLRGELLDYSASACEPLFAKVESELMSRPEASVEPKKDENAEAQIKIDDFAKCVIKVGKVLECENIDGSDKLLRFMIDLGEEAPRQIISGIAKFYSPKELIGKQVCVLANLKPAKIFGHISQGMILSAEDGKLTLLGTHGEVKNGARVG
- a CDS encoding menaquinone biosynthesis decarboxylase, encoding MKSVENIENLITSNPWIHKLHKAGLLRIIAEPCDIDLEIAHISYIEVKKPNSQALLFLNPTNSAGAKFAPVLTNVFGSFEALNLILGREVEEIAGEIEALLKPKKPKNFKEKIDFLSYLVSLRKVFTKRKKVRGECQQVVHTGADVDLGSLPILKTWKNDGGAFITMGQVYTKDLNGDTQNLGMYRLQVYDKNHLGMHWQIHKDGAHLYHEYARAGRKMPVSVAIGGDPLYIWCGQAPLPKGVFELLLYGFIRKEPACLVKSITNDIYVPHDADFVIEGFVEPGEMCDEGPFGDHTGFYTPILPFPVMRVEAITHKTNPIFAATVVGKPPLEDKFMGYATERIFLPLFRTSAPDLIDYRMPENGVFHNLILAKFHSRYPAHAQQLMHAFWGVGQMSFVKHAIFVGEDAPNLGDYRALAKFILDRISPRSLTFSEGVCDQLDHASPNACFGGKLGIDVSQPSASPAPQVLSDEDLLESFHNVKKDVVSLAQHFTECKNPFVLVNLKKSSSVRETFELLCKEAGANFKILIFTDEKNDPNNLYMSLWRVVNNIDALRDVFINGEHIGIDATSKGAQDGYDRQWPGETLCSREVLETLVARGLIERDEEFWHKFEIV
- a CDS encoding methionine ABC transporter permease, with amino-acid sequence MFESIQGFFNSQITSLLLEATRDTLYMTFVSTFLAFLLGSVLAIVLVLTRAGGLYENRSLYAVLDIVVNILRSFPFIILLIVLFPFTKMLVGTSIGTTAAIVPLTIGSAPFIARLIESALVEVDPGVIEAAKSFGASKSQIIFRVMFVEALPAIINAITLTLIVIIGFTAMAGTVGGGGLGDVAIRYGFQRFRPDIMAYTVVILIVVVQIIQSVGNLLYKITKK
- a CDS encoding carbon starvation CstA family protein; this translates as MLWFFFCVALLIGAFFTYGKFVESVFGASAERKTPVHDMADGVDYVKMSDWKIYLIQILNIAGLGPVFGPIMGALYGPVAMLWIVIGTIVAGAVHDYFSGMLSVRANGASIPTVVGVQLGNWAKHFMNIFALVLLVLVGVVFTTGPAGLLKGITGMEAGIWVIIIFAYYFIATLFSIDKIIGRFYPIFGALLIFMSVGLTVGFIVSGRSFYPEGLNFFVNMDPKDLPLWPLLFVTISCGALSGFHATQSPLMARCIQNEKSGRMVFYGAMIGEGIIGLIWCTLGLSFYETREALAAAGNPAQVVHEISKTLLGPVGGIIAVLGVVILPITSGDTAFRAARLIIADFFKMPQRDIVKRLFIAVPLFAIGIGLSQIDFGIIWRYFGWANQTTATIMLWAASAYLYRRGKFFWVTLIPAIFMSNVVIAYLVNAKIGFNMPMTIATAAGIIGTIVILLLFFRLKKVSEE